ATCGCAAATCCTTCGCACACCTATACTGTTGCTGACAATTATAAAGTTGAACTTACTGTAAGCAACGGGAATTGCTCATCAACCTATCATATTTTTATTGATGCTGGGAATACAAGCTGTTATGCCATGTATAGCATTTATCCTGATACAGCTACTTTGCATCATTACTATATTGTTAATATGACGAATGGTGTTCAACCAATAAAATATTTATGGAGTTGGGGTGATGGAACACATGATACTATTCCTTATCCAAGTCATACATACAATGCAGCCGGAAATTATCTTATATGTCTTGCTATTACTGACTCTAATGGATGTACCAGCACTTATTGCGATTCATCAATAATTAATAAATCTATTAATACTATAATTTCTGTTGATGTCATTCCTTCAGATAATTCGGGAATAATAGAACACGAGATATTTGATACGTTTAATATATTTCCTAATCCCGCAAAAGATAAAATTGAAATATTATTGTCTGAGAATTTAATTTTAAGAAATAATAAAATAGAAATATATGATGTTGTAGGCAATTTGACATTGTGCAAAAGACTAGAAGGGAAAAATACAATAATTAATATAGCTAATTTAACTAAAGGTTTGTACTATGTAAAACTAAGTAGTGAAAAAGGAATTATAGTTAAGAAATTTATTAAAGAGTAAATAAATGTTTTTACTAAGCGGGCTGCTCAAGAGCAGCCCGCTTTTTTTTGTGATATCATAATTTATTGATTTTTTCGTTCTATATTTGCCATTATGAAAAATATCATGCGCATATTTCGTTATGTAAAGTCTTACTGGGGTTCGGCTTCATTGAATATTACTTTTAATATTTTGTCCGTTTTATTTTCGTTGGTTTCATTGGCAATGGTAATCCCTATTCTGCGTTTGCTTTTTGGAATACAGAAATTGGTTTTAATAAAACCCGAATTTCATTTCAGCACTGATGGTATCATAAATACATTTAATTATTATGTTAGCCAGATTATTGTTAATTATGGAAAAGAACAGGCATTGATATTTATTTGTATCCTGGTAATCATTTTATTTTTTCTTAAAAATTTATTTCGCTACATGGGTATGTACTACCTGGCAACAGTACGAAACGGAGTAGTGAAAGATTTGCGTAACGACCTTTACCAGAAAGTTCTTATTCTTCCACTATCATATTATTCCGAACAAAAAAAAGGTGATATTATAGCCCGCATGACCAGCGATGTTCAGGAAGTGGAATGGTCGATCATGAGTTCACTCGAAATGATTTTTCGTGACCCTTTAAACATTGTGGTTTTTTTGGTAACGCTGATGATAATGAGTCCGCAGCTTACGATATTTGTTTTGATCCTTTTGCCTTTAACAGCTTTTTTGATAAGCAAAATTGGAAAAAGTTTAAAAAGAAGTTCTGATAAAGTTCAGAATAAAATGGGAATTATTTTATCGGTAATTGAAGAAACTCTTTCGGGGCTTAGAATTATCAAGGCTTTCAATGCTATTGATTATTCAGGAAAAAAATTCAAAAAAATGAATGATGGCTACACCAAAATAATGACAAGGGTTTATAGGAAACGCGATCTTGCAAATCCGTTGAGTGAATTTTTAGGAGTATTGGTAGGAGTAATTATAATTTGGTTCGGAGGAAAATTTGTTCTTAGCAACAACAGCAGCGTATCTCCCGAAGTTTTTATTGCGTATGTAATTATTTTTTCACAGATAATTCCACCGGTGAAATCGTTTGTTACAGCATTTTATAATATTCAGAAAGGTGCAGCCAGTGCCGATCGTATTAAACAGGTTTTAGATGCAGAAGAGGTTATTGAAGAAAAATCCAATGCAAAAAAAGTAAAAGAATTTCAGAAAAATATTTCATACAATAATGTTTCATTCACTTACGAAAAAGAAGAAGTGCTAACGAATGTAAACCTTGTTATTGAAAAAGGAAAAACCATTGCACTTGTAGGACCCAGTGGTGGCGGCAAATCCACGATGGTTGATTTATTACCGCGTTTTTACGATTGTACAAAAGGTGAAATATGCATTGACGGTGTTCCGATAAAAGATTATGTGATTTCTGATTTGCGAGGATTGATGGGAATTGTAACGCAGGAGTCGATTTTATTTAATGATACGGTTTTCAATAATATTGCATTTGGGCTCGAAAATGTTGATAAGGAAAAAGTGATCGAAGCGGCTCGGATTGCTAATGCGCATGAGTTCATCATGGAACTGGAAAACGGTTATGAAACAAATATAGGAGATCGCGGTATTAAGCTTTCGGGAGGACAACGACAACGATTAAGCATTGCACGGGCAGTTTTGAAAAATCCCCCGATTTTAATTCTTGATGAAGCAACATCTTCACTCGATACCGAGTCGGAACGATTGGTGCAAGAGGCTTTGGAAAAATTAATGAAAAACCGGACATCAGTTGTAATCGCACATCGTTTGTCAACCATACAACATGCCGATGAAATAATTGTTTTACAAAAAGGAGAAATTGTTGAACGTGGCAAACATGCAGATTTGCTTGAGATAAACGGGATTTATAAAAAACTTTGCGATTTACAATCATTCAATTAATATGAACTTTTTTGGCAAATTGAAATCGCCAGATTCTCATCTATCAAGACTTTTCAAAAAGTTTTCGTTTTTATTTTATCTCTTTGTTTTTTCCGTTCCAGTTTTTTCACAGCAATATAATTTTAAAAATTATACTGTAAAAGATGGCCTTCCCAGCAACGAGGTTTACCAGGTTATCCAGGATTCCAAAGGCTACATGTGGTTTGCTACCGATTATGGTGTAAGTTGTTTCGATGGGTATAAATTTAAAAACTTTAATACAAAAGATGGCTTGCCTGATAATACTATTTTTGAAATTTATGAAGATTACAAAGGTCGCATTTGGTTTATATCACGTTCAGCTAAGCTTTCTTATTTTTATAATGATAGCATTCATTTGTATTGGAATAATGATAAGTTTTTAAAGTATATTGGAGATGTGCCTAATATTATAAATAAAACATTTAGTGTTGATGAACAGGATAATGTTTGTATTGGAATATATACAAAGGGCATTTTTAAAATAAGTAAGACAGGAAGGGTATATAGAAAAAATTCATACAATTTGAATATTTATACTTATGTTTTTAATATTGAAAAAAATATAGTCTATTTAGATTATCCCGATACTACAAAATCTTATAAATATGATAAAGGAATTGTTGCTTTTATAAAAGAAAACAATAAATTTTATAAAATCAAATTAGATGAAAAAAATGTGTTAGTAAATGTGATGCCAATCTTATGTATTAGAGGAAATACAGGAAATATATACTTTTCAATTAATAGTATAATACATTGTATGAACAAAATTCCCGAATATATATATTATACTTTTCAAAACAACAAAATAATTTCTCTATATATTGATATAGAGAACAATTTATGGGTTGGTACCCAATTTGGAGGTTTTTATTCTTTTAAAGATGGTGATATAACTAAAGAACCAGAATTACACTTGTTAAAAGATAAAGCAGGGACAAGCATATTACGTGATAAAGAAGGAGGTTATTGGGTTACTACAATTTATGATGGTATTTACTATTTCCCTTCTATAAAGTATAAAACTTATAATTCAACAAATGGTTTAGCCGAAGATGCGCAAAATATTTTAGAAACTGATGGCAAATCTATTTATAGCGCCACATTATTAAGTCCATATATAAATAAAATTGCAGAAAGGAAAATAAAAAAGATTAATTTTTTTAATGACTCCAATAAATCAATAACATCAATATTTTATGATACAGCAAATAAAACATTATGGATAGGAACGAGAAAATATTTATACCTGTTAAAAGATAAAAAAATTAAAGAATTTAATAGATATTTCTATATGCCTGGTCATTATTTTCCCGGATGTTCTTTTGTTAGTGGAGAGATAAATGAAATTGCACAAACAAAAAACAAGAAAATATGGTATGGTACAATAAATGGATTATGTAATGTAAATAAAGATACAGTATATACATATAAACCCCCAAAATCATTTTTACGCACCTATAGTTTACTTGAAGATAAAGAAAATACCTTTTGGATTGGAAGCAATGATGGGTTATACAAATTTGAAAATGGGAATTATAAATATTACGGAAATAAAAATCCACTACTAAAAAATAGAATCACATCAATAAAAAGAATTGATATAGATAGTTGTATATTGATTGCTACCAAGGGAGCAGGAATATTGGTAATGAAAGGTAATAATGTATTACAAATAAGTGAAAAAGATGGGCTCCTCAGTAATCATATCAAACATTTATTTATTGATAAAAATGTGATTTGGGCGTCAAGTAATAATGGATTAAATAAAATAACGATATCTAATAAAAATACTTTTTCATTTAAAATAGAAAACTTTACACAAGAAGATGGCTTGATCTCCAGCGAAATCAATAGTGTATTGGTATTGCGAGATTCAGTATATGTAGCAACAAAAAACGGGTTGTGTATATTTAATAAAAACGAAGTTCACACCAATACCACACCACCACCTGTTTATATAACAGGTATAAAAATAATGAACGATGATACACTAGTTCAATCGACATATACGTTACCATATGATAAGAATTTCATAGAAATCAATTTTGTAGGTTTGACATATAGAACAGCAGGAAATGTAGTATATAAATATAGATTATCAGGAGCCAATGAAGAATGGGTGTATACTAAAACCCCAACAATTTTTTATCCTATGTTGCCTGATGGTAAATATAAATTTGAAGTTTATGCCATGAATAAAGATGGAGTTTATAGCACTAACCCCGCCACAGTAGAATTTATAATACGTCCACCTTTTTGGAAAACCTGGTGGTTCATAGGTTTATGCGTTTTATTTATTGCTGTTGTTATACGTATGATTTTTTATTTCAGGGTAAAAGCTATAAAAAAGACCAATGAATTGAAAATGCAATTGAATAAATACATGCAACAGGCTTTGAGCCAGCAGATGAACCCGCATTTTATTTTTAATTCATTAAACTCAATTCAATACTACATTTTAAAAAATGATAAGACTACTTCAAATAGATACCTTGCAAAATTTTCACGATTAATGCGAATGATATTAAATAATTCGCAACATCAACAAATCACTATACAGGAAGAACTGGAAGCATTAAGTATTTACATTGAATTGGAGTCATTAAGGTTTAAGGACAAATTTGAATATACGATCATAGTGGATGAAAAACTGGATACCAGCATATATAAAATTCCACCATTACTTTTACAACCTTATATTGAAAATGCGATATGGCATGGGTTGATGCATAAAGAAGAAGGGCAAGGGGTATTAACGATAGAATTAAAGATGAAGGAAAATATAATATTGTGTACCATAACAGATAATGGAGTAGGTAGGGATAAAGCAGCGGAAATAAAAAGTAAAAAAACCCACACATATGCGTCTCACGGAACAAAAATTACAGGCAACAGGTTAAAATTGATAAGTACCTTAAACAATATTCAGATGCAAATAAATTACATAGATTTAAAAGATGATAAGGGAAAAGTCACTGGAACAAAAGTGGAAATTACGATTCCTTTGATAAAATAAATTTTCTTTATAAATATTTTATACATTTGTCTGCATTAAATATGTATTAACTGCAAATAAATACAAATGAATATAGTAATTGTTGACGACGAAAAAGATGCTGTACATTCGCTGGAACTGATGTTGAACGAATATTGTTCCGATGTTAATATTGTCGGAAAAGCATTTTCGGTAATAGAAGCCATTAAAGAAATACAAAATAAAAAACCCGACCTGGTTTTTCTTGATATTGAAATGCCGCATGGTACCGGCTTTGATATCCTTGATAGCATCCCCGACAGAAAATTTGAAGTAATATTTGTTACAGCATATAATGATTATGCCATTAAAGCAATAAAAGCAATGGCGGCAGACTACATCATGAAACCAATGGATATTGACGAATTAATATCT
This Bacteroidales bacterium DNA region includes the following protein-coding sequences:
- a CDS encoding ABC transporter ATP-binding protein; this encodes MKNIMRIFRYVKSYWGSASLNITFNILSVLFSLVSLAMVIPILRLLFGIQKLVLIKPEFHFSTDGIINTFNYYVSQIIVNYGKEQALIFICILVIILFFLKNLFRYMGMYYLATVRNGVVKDLRNDLYQKVLILPLSYYSEQKKGDIIARMTSDVQEVEWSIMSSLEMIFRDPLNIVVFLVTLMIMSPQLTIFVLILLPLTAFLISKIGKSLKRSSDKVQNKMGIILSVIEETLSGLRIIKAFNAIDYSGKKFKKMNDGYTKIMTRVYRKRDLANPLSEFLGVLVGVIIIWFGGKFVLSNNSSVSPEVFIAYVIIFSQIIPPVKSFVTAFYNIQKGAASADRIKQVLDAEEVIEEKSNAKKVKEFQKNISYNNVSFTYEKEEVLTNVNLVIEKGKTIALVGPSGGGKSTMVDLLPRFYDCTKGEICIDGVPIKDYVISDLRGLMGIVTQESILFNDTVFNNIAFGLENVDKEKVIEAARIANAHEFIMELENGYETNIGDRGIKLSGGQRQRLSIARAVLKNPPILILDEATSSLDTESERLVQEALEKLMKNRTSVVIAHRLSTIQHADEIIVLQKGEIVERGKHADLLEINGIYKKLCDLQSFN
- a CDS encoding two-component regulator propeller domain-containing protein, with amino-acid sequence MKSPDSHLSRLFKKFSFLFYLFVFSVPVFSQQYNFKNYTVKDGLPSNEVYQVIQDSKGYMWFATDYGVSCFDGYKFKNFNTKDGLPDNTIFEIYEDYKGRIWFISRSAKLSYFYNDSIHLYWNNDKFLKYIGDVPNIINKTFSVDEQDNVCIGIYTKGIFKISKTGRVYRKNSYNLNIYTYVFNIEKNIVYLDYPDTTKSYKYDKGIVAFIKENNKFYKIKLDEKNVLVNVMPILCIRGNTGNIYFSINSIIHCMNKIPEYIYYTFQNNKIISLYIDIENNLWVGTQFGGFYSFKDGDITKEPELHLLKDKAGTSILRDKEGGYWVTTIYDGIYYFPSIKYKTYNSTNGLAEDAQNILETDGKSIYSATLLSPYINKIAERKIKKINFFNDSNKSITSIFYDTANKTLWIGTRKYLYLLKDKKIKEFNRYFYMPGHYFPGCSFVSGEINEIAQTKNKKIWYGTINGLCNVNKDTVYTYKPPKSFLRTYSLLEDKENTFWIGSNDGLYKFENGNYKYYGNKNPLLKNRITSIKRIDIDSCILIATKGAGILVMKGNNVLQISEKDGLLSNHIKHLFIDKNVIWASSNNGLNKITISNKNTFSFKIENFTQEDGLISSEINSVLVLRDSVYVATKNGLCIFNKNEVHTNTTPPPVYITGIKIMNDDTLVQSTYTLPYDKNFIEINFVGLTYRTAGNVVYKYRLSGANEEWVYTKTPTIFYPMLPDGKYKFEVYAMNKDGVYSTNPATVEFIIRPPFWKTWWFIGLCVLFIAVVIRMIFYFRVKAIKKTNELKMQLNKYMQQALSQQMNPHFIFNSLNSIQYYILKNDKTTSNRYLAKFSRLMRMILNNSQHQQITIQEELEALSIYIELESLRFKDKFEYTIIVDEKLDTSIYKIPPLLLQPYIENAIWHGLMHKEEGQGVLTIELKMKENIILCTITDNGVGRDKAAEIKSKKTHTYASHGTKITGNRLKLISTLNNIQMQINYIDLKDDKGKVTGTKVEITIPLIK